One Stegostoma tigrinum isolate sSteTig4 chromosome 22, sSteTig4.hap1, whole genome shotgun sequence DNA segment encodes these proteins:
- the LOC125463695 gene encoding melanin-concentrating hormone receptor 1-like isoform X2, with the protein MPSVYGVISCLGITGNCIVIYTIVRKTKFKCKHTVPDIFIFNLSLVDLLFLLGMPFLIHQLVGNGTWHFGAAMCTIITTMDSHSQITSTYILTVMSFDRYLATVHPLKSTSMRTPSVATLVICLVWLMSLLTVIPVWLYTGLMPLPDGTVGCALLLPNPTTDIYWFTLYQFMVAFAIPLVVICVMYFKILQHMSMSVAPLPQRSLRMRTRKVTHMAVAICSTFFVCWGPYYIFQLVHLSIEKPSLAFFYMYNFAISLGYANSCINPFLYIALSETFKRRFLMTVHPAHQQFRFNNSVAEGSLSSNSPVTQPNKCVSWASSPRTFCLPQMQFSEGCSMSSFRATKETFLLRPIAHSKVTAKKEKNEDLL; encoded by the coding sequence ATGCCAAGTGTGTATGGTGTCATCAGCTGTTTGGGCATCACCGGAAATTGCATCGTAATCTACACCATTGTCAGGAAGACCAAGTTCAAATGCAAACACACGGTACCCGACATCTTTATCTTCAACCTGTCATTAGTGGACCTGTTGTTCCTTCTAGGGATGCCCTTCCTCATTCATCAACTAGTTGGTAATGGGACCTGGCATTTTGGAGCTGCTATGTGCACCATCATTACAACAATGGACAGCCATAGCCAGATCACCAGCACCTACATTTTGACTGTGATGAGTTTTGATCGTTACTTGGCCACAGTTCACCCACTCAAATCCACCTCAATGCGCACACCGTCTGTTGCCACCTTGGTGATCTGTTTGGTTTGGTTAATGTCCCTCTTGACCGTCATCCCAGTGTGGCTGTACACAGGATTAATGCCACTGCCAGATGGCACAGTTGGTTGCGCCTTACTTCTGCCCAATCCAACCACCGATATCTATTGGTTTACCCTTTACCAGTTCATGGTGGCATTTGCCATCCCTCTGGTTGTTATCTGTGTTATGTACTTCAAGATTCTTCAGCACATGTCCATGAGCGTGGCCCCACTACCCCAAAGAAGCCTCCGAATGCGAACTAGGAAGGTCACCCACATGGCAGTGGCCATCTGCTCAACCTTCTTTGTGTGTTGGGGACCCTACTACATCTTTCAACTGGTCCATCTGAGCATTGAAAAGCCAAGTCTTGCCTTCTTCTACATGTACAACTTTGCCATTAGCCTGGGCTATGCCAACAGCTGCATCAACCCTTTTCTGTACATTGCCCTGAGTGAGACCTTCAAACGCCGGTTCCTGATGACGGTCCACCCTGCCCATCAGCAGTTCCGGTTTAACAACAGCGTGGCAGAAGGGAGCCTGTCATCAAACTCTCCAGTGACCCAACCCAACAAATGTGTTTCATGGGCCAGCTCTCCCCGAACTTTTTGCCTGCCCCAGATGCAGTTCAGTGAAGGTTGCTCGATGTCCAGTTTTAGAGCTACCAAGGAGACTTTCCTCCTGCGTCCAATTGCTCACAGTAAAGTCACAGCCAAAAAGGAGAAGAATGAAGACTTGCTGTGA
- the LOC125463695 gene encoding melanin-concentrating hormone receptor 1-like isoform X1 — protein sequence MDRSETWRANSSQFAVGPRGSFGNQTGSDQFAPYTNVIMPSVYGVISCLGITGNCIVIYTIVRKTKFKCKHTVPDIFIFNLSLVDLLFLLGMPFLIHQLVGNGTWHFGAAMCTIITTMDSHSQITSTYILTVMSFDRYLATVHPLKSTSMRTPSVATLVICLVWLMSLLTVIPVWLYTGLMPLPDGTVGCALLLPNPTTDIYWFTLYQFMVAFAIPLVVICVMYFKILQHMSMSVAPLPQRSLRMRTRKVTHMAVAICSTFFVCWGPYYIFQLVHLSIEKPSLAFFYMYNFAISLGYANSCINPFLYIALSETFKRRFLMTVHPAHQQFRFNNSVAEGSLSSNSPVTQPNKCVSWASSPRTFCLPQMQFSEGCSMSSFRATKETFLLRPIAHSKVTAKKEKNEDLL from the exons ATGGACAGGTCGGAAACCTGGCGAGCAAATTCCTCCCAATTCGCTGTCGGACCGAGAGGGAGCTTCGGTAACCAAACCG GTTCCGACCAGTTTGCACCATACACCAACGTCATCATGCCAAGTGTGTATGGTGTCATCAGCTGTTTGGGCATCACCGGAAATTGCATCGTAATCTACACCATTGTCAGGAAGACCAAGTTCAAATGCAAACACACGGTACCCGACATCTTTATCTTCAACCTGTCATTAGTGGACCTGTTGTTCCTTCTAGGGATGCCCTTCCTCATTCATCAACTAGTTGGTAATGGGACCTGGCATTTTGGAGCTGCTATGTGCACCATCATTACAACAATGGACAGCCATAGCCAGATCACCAGCACCTACATTTTGACTGTGATGAGTTTTGATCGTTACTTGGCCACAGTTCACCCACTCAAATCCACCTCAATGCGCACACCGTCTGTTGCCACCTTGGTGATCTGTTTGGTTTGGTTAATGTCCCTCTTGACCGTCATCCCAGTGTGGCTGTACACAGGATTAATGCCACTGCCAGATGGCACAGTTGGTTGCGCCTTACTTCTGCCCAATCCAACCACCGATATCTATTGGTTTACCCTTTACCAGTTCATGGTGGCATTTGCCATCCCTCTGGTTGTTATCTGTGTTATGTACTTCAAGATTCTTCAGCACATGTCCATGAGCGTGGCCCCACTACCCCAAAGAAGCCTCCGAATGCGAACTAGGAAGGTCACCCACATGGCAGTGGCCATCTGCTCAACCTTCTTTGTGTGTTGGGGACCCTACTACATCTTTCAACTGGTCCATCTGAGCATTGAAAAGCCAAGTCTTGCCTTCTTCTACATGTACAACTTTGCCATTAGCCTGGGCTATGCCAACAGCTGCATCAACCCTTTTCTGTACATTGCCCTGAGTGAGACCTTCAAACGCCGGTTCCTGATGACGGTCCACCCTGCCCATCAGCAGTTCCGGTTTAACAACAGCGTGGCAGAAGGGAGCCTGTCATCAAACTCTCCAGTGACCCAACCCAACAAATGTGTTTCATGGGCCAGCTCTCCCCGAACTTTTTGCCTGCCCCAGATGCAGTTCAGTGAAGGTTGCTCGATGTCCAGTTTTAGAGCTACCAAGGAGACTTTCCTCCTGCGTCCAATTGCTCACAGTAAAGTCACAGCCAAAAAGGAGAAGAATGAAGACTTGCTGTGA